The genomic window ACTAGCTATcggcgactacaagcactggagtgaGCGAGGTGCGTGCCGTCGTCGCCCCTatcaacgactacaagcactgatgTGACCCGGGCAAATATTGTTGTAGCAGACAGtcggaagtcgtcgtgctaaagcCCCATAGGACCAtcgcaccagaacagcaactgtCGCCAATGAAAAGAATCGTAGTCGGAAGGACAACACCAACCGATCCCACGAGATCCACTGGAGAAAAATCTCTACATTCCCTCTAATGATGCTGGAAACACCACTGGGAATGAAAGCTAGGAGGAACATATTCCCTCCACGGAGAGCTGCCAATGTGCAtctctgagcaggacacaaactctatcaaaactcaaaaataaaaaaaataacgtAGCCCTTCCGCCCATGGTCCCAGGACACAGAGGAGACGATCGTTTGAAGCGTTGAACCACGAGCATGCGCTCACACGGTCACACCCTCGCTTCtcactaagggcatgtacaatgcatagcctcggtgatgcctcacatgccatgtaggatcggatatgacgtaaagtaTGTTTGGATAGGGAAGCAGGATCCTCTtcaggaggcgggtgcttgaagagaaaaagcgtggtccggtgacaaaagctgaaaaggttagagtgaaaagtagagatgcatgtgtattagagtctttattttttatttcttaatGAGACCCACTAATGATAGCTTGCATTGGAGATGAAAAATGAATGTAGGTGCttcaaattactttttgtcatAAGGCATATTGTATCCATAtgtcaccattgtacatgccctaagcaaGTTACGAAAAGGCAGCAGGCACACCCCTGTCAAGTAGGAAAAGAAGAGTAGGAGTAGGTCTGCCCGGTCATCGCGTCAAACTCGATCCCCGTCCACCGCGCACGCCGCCGAGGCACCCCGCGCCCGCACGGCGCGTGCATGGGCGACCCGGCGCCGCCCGCGTGGATGGCCGCCGCGGCCCGCAAGTGGCTCGAGGACGCCGGCGCCATCGCGGAGgatggcgccggcgccggcgacggcCGCAGGGCTTTTAACGCGCTGCCGCTGTTCGGCGTGCGCGTGTCCCTCGCCGAGCGCGGCCGCGCCGTCTGCTCGCTCCGCGTGCCCGCCCACCTCACGGTACGTGTGCGCCCGCTGACTATCTCGAGCCCTGGCGCTCTGCGAGGTTGGCTTCTTCCTGTGATTGGTTTCCAATTCCAATTTGTTCTTGGTTTGGGCGCGCGCGCGTGCAGGACGCAGACGGGAACTGGCACGCGGGGGCTATCGCGGCGGCGGTGGACGACGTTTGCGCGGCGGCGATCATGTCGGTGGAGGGCATCATCAAGGTCTCCGTCCACTACGACATCTCCTACTTCGCGCCGGCCAAGCACCATGTGCGTACCCTACCTACTATACTCTCTGCTCTGCTCTGTTCCTCCTCCAAATGCCAACATAAACTCGTTTATTGGGTGAAATGGAAATTATTAATCTCAGTGTTTGCTTCTTGCAATCGTTGTGTTGCTTGATCAGTTGCTGGGTAGCCACTCCCGCACGAAAAAAAATGATGTTCTGTAGCCGCGTATACTGAATTTCATGTTGTATTTCTCACATGTatatacaaaaataaataaataaataaataggatAATCTTGGTTGGTGAAGGACTAGAAAACACTTGGATTGTGTGGAGTCTTATGCGTACTTCCATATTTTGACGACCTCAAGGCTTTTTTTTTTTGACTTGCAAGGCAAGAGCTGcacatattttttttataagatagGAAAAAGCACAATTATAGTGCCTCGGTTTATATGAGAATCTGGGGCATATACCACATGAAataagaaaaaagagaagaaaaaaaccgACTTGCAAGGCAAAAGCTGTGTCGAATTCATTAAAATAAGAAAAAGCACAAGAATGCAGAGTGGCTTGGTTTATATGAGAACCAAGGGCGAAAACCAcgcaaaagaagaaagaagagaaaaaaccGACTTGATTGCAAATGGAGCACCATCACCAAACACGACCACGAGTAAAAGATGCAGAGGTAAATGAATGCCTTCGCACTATTGAGGCGGTGATCAGGCGTGGTTTGGTCGGTAGACAGATTATAAAGGATAGTCCAATTAGGTGAGCTTGATCTTTCCTGGAAAGCTGCTTTCTGAGCTCAAAGAATTTGGTTGATTATTCCTTCTGAACGTGCGCTTTGTAGAGTAAATAAAGTTGGAGTATCAAAGCAAAACTCTTCAACCATTTCTTCTTCGAGTAGTTAAGGCAAGAGACGCCAAGGCTGCACATTAAGGGCAGCGGTTATGGCTCTGCCATTTTCGGCCTCAGCACAAGAGCACATTCTGATCTTGGCCCAGACAAAGCACTAATTTCCGGCCAGCATACACCATTTCAGACGCTTTCCGTTTTATTATTGCACAGTTTTAATTCGTCAAGTCACATTGTCTGAAGCTGTACGATTTCAACTGCATTTTGCATCCTCGCGTGCAAGTTTCATCAAGAACAAGGCTGATGTAAAATAGATTCTGCTGAAATGTTTTCAGGAGGAGGTGGAGATGGACGGAAGGGTGGTCGATCAGAAAGGGAGGATGACGGCGGTGACGACGGAAGTCCGGAAGAAGGAGTCCGGCGAGCTGGTGGCGATCGGCCGGCAGTGGATGACCACCTCCAGACCAAAGGGATATCACGGAAGCAAGCTATGATACAACAACGATGAGGACACTATCTGTCCAAATTCATTGATTAACTGACAATGTTAAATGAGTGGAGATCTTGTTCGAAAAAAAATGAGTGGAGATCACCTTCAGTCTAAAGGGATCTCAAGGAAGCTGCGTTGGGCATTTCGTCGGTTGACTTGAGTTTGAGGATATGCCTACATCGTgcattgtttttttcttttttgcggggttaCATCGTGCATTGTTGCTAGTCACTATCATGGGTTAATTAAGTCGAGCGGATCTCTCATCACTTCATCAGCACtgcaaagagagccttggctcagtggttgagcatgcggttgtgcagcctaacgaCTCGAATTCAATTCCTataattgacaggtgatgcacaggtATTTTCCCgcatttattgaggatcaagtttggtgtgtgatcgaaccactcatcaaaaaatatcttaatactcatttaaaaaatactgaggaccatgtttatcttggtactcatactaaaatggtcgTATGGTTCTCTAATTGGTGCAGAGGCCGAGGAAGTGAAATTCTGCCCCGATTTAAGAGTTTGGTAGACTCATCCCCGCACCTAACCCTATCCCGCTCCCGTGGCCTCcatcggccgcctcctcccgttcaCTCCAGCGCCTCCTCCCCACGCTGCCGCAGCCGGGGGCATCGCAGGCAAAGCCTGTGTGCTGCAGCGACGGTGGCGGCGTTTCTCCTCAGCCCGCACTTCGGTCAGAATGGCGGCGGCCCGTGATGGCCGGATCTACGGCAGGGtgtgcggggcggcggtggcgctcgatCTGGCCCAGATGGGCTTTGACGGGCCACAACCTCGTGTATCGTTCCGTCAATGGCTTCCTGTCCCTCGGATCGACCCGCAACTCGAGGACGTCGGGGGCTGCGGCCCTGGGCGTGGCGGTGGTGGCCACCTCCTCCGCCGGAGATGGTTGTCCTGAGGCTGGGTGGTCGGATCTCCAGATCCGGCATCTAGTTCTTGCGGCGAGTTGGGGAAAcagagttgccggtgaaaaccgagccgatggcGGGCAATGGTCGCGTTTTGCgttgttaccttgatgaaggcattgtCGTGTAACTTCTGTCGACACACTCGTGCTACTTCAGAGGAAACCCTAAGATCTGGTcatccagatcggacgatggcggtactGCGGTATCGTtactctcttgggagcatcgtttgtggagcagcgctggaagacagaggcaggaggtggagcggctaagtcttgcacggagcttcggtggagatgtcaagtcatgcctggccgacaagtgctacgctgtgtcatgcctggtcggcaggtgctacgcacgacagatcttctagAGTCTTCGCATCTGGATGATTGCGTGCAGGGCGGTGGccccgttgggcgccgtggtggcgtcgacgaatGTCTGGAAtggcaaggatgatgcggatctctATTCTGAAGATGGGTCAGCGGTCCGAGAATGATGGCGGCTTCTGCCTTCTAAAACGTGTGCACGTGGTGCGCGCTTTAGGTCTGCTGCACCGGTTGTTGGTCTCGATATGTTATGTGGATGGATCGACGACGACTCCGGTTTTAGATATGAGGGGTGAGAGCACTCCATATTATCGAGTTTATAGGTGTGAGTGATGGCTTCGGATGGCTTGATGTATTTTTTATCAGACCTTTGtgaaataattaataaagatgactgtatgcatcgattgatgcagaagCAAGGGTTTAACCTTCTTTAAAATAAAACAGCACTGATAAATTTTTTTAAGTGCTCTTATCATAGATTAACATATGTGTCGCTTCTCGTGCTCCTACGGGTACAACAAGGCTATAGCTGCCTAATGGAGTACGTAGTTAGGAAGCGTCCAAGGTCCAACCAAATCAAGCACACGCAACACAAACACATGGACGACGCGGCGGCGGAGGCCGAAGCGCTGCGGCTCCGGCTGGCCGCAATCGCCAGGAAGTGGCTGGAGGACCCCCGCGCGGACTACGCCGGCAACGTCACCGACGCGGCCAGCCAAAAGCGCCACGCGCTCAACTCGCTGGTGCTGGGCGGCGCACGCATCTCCCTCTCCGAGCACGGCCGCGTCGTCTGCTCGTTCCACGTGCCGCCGCCGCTCACCGTAAGTACGCACAGCTCATGGCTAATTGCTCGCGCGTCCGGATTGGAGATCTCAATTCGCACCGCGGCGTGTCTTTGTCTGTTCCTGCTTTCCGCTCGCGTGCAGGACTCGGACGGGACGTGGCACGCgggggcgctggcggcggcggtggacaacATGTGCTCGGCGGTGGTCTTCACGGTGGTGGGCGCGCCCACGGCCACCGTCCACTACGGCCTGTCCTACTTCTCGCCCGTCGCGTGCAACGTATGCCCATTTCCTACAATAATACAGTACGTACTACTACTGTACTACATGATGATTGATGTCAAGCAAATTGAAACATGGCGAATCGTGTGCAGGAGGAGGTTCAATTGGACGGGCGGGTGGTGGGCCGGAAGGGGAAGCTGACGGCCGCTGTCGTGCGGGTGCGGAAGATGGGATCCGGCGAGCTGGTGGCGATAGGGAGGCAGTGGATGACCCCTGCCTGGCCAACAAAGAGCAACAAAAGTAGGAGCAGCCTCTGACACAAGTTAAAATGTCGTCCGATCGGATGATTTCAGATTTGAGCATCTATCTCCGTTCAGTAGAACGAAACAAATGAAAATCCATTTATTAGTGCTTGGGCGAGGGATTCTTTCTTTGAAGTCTAGTTCAGAAAAGAAAATGCACCTTTCGGCAGCGACTAAgacgtaagagcaactccaacgcgccgacccaaaccaaagacgtttttgtccgtttgggtccgTCGACTGCTCGATGTCCGTCCTGTTTATCAATTGGGTCGGCAGTgcacccaacgcgccgacccataatGCCGGCATGGCCCGTTGTCCGTCCTTTTTCAACAGTAAATTAAGCATAATTTTACAAGCCGGATAAAAATAAAAGTCTCACATAGTATTGCAAGCCGAATAAAAAGGATACATCTATTGATTGacaacatgagtccacatatgatatgttcaaccaaatcattttgcagctgcatgtgagttttccaatcacccatgtcatgatgaaattgggtgGCGACGAAGGAGCCGGCCGGCGAGGAGACGCGTGCCTCTCTTGGACTAGGTGACTGCCCTGGAGGCATCCGACGAGCGTGCCGGGCCCAAGGAGCTAaccagggcggcgaggcggcttccTGCTCGCGTCGGCGTCGGGGGGTGGGGGTGGGAAATTTCGGTGTCCCGGCGGCGAGACAGTGGAGGGGGCGACGTTGGGGGGAGGTGTGTCGGCACCGGCTGCCGGCAAGTTAAAATGTCGTCCGATTGATTGATTTCAGATTTGAGCATCTATCTCCGTTCAGTAGAACGAAACAAATGAAAATCCATTTATTAGTGCTTGGGCGAGGGATTCTTTTTTTGAAGTCTAGTTCCGAAAAGAAAATGCAACGTGCACTTTCAACTGGGTGAAAAAGCGTCAAATACACTTGTCACTACGCAATAGTTGCACCTTTCGGCAGCGACTAAGACGTAATACATCTATAACTCTTTATAAAACATTTTTAGAGTTTATGCCAATGTCGAAAACCGCCTTATACTAAGTTAGAGAGATAGTACGAAAAAAATCATTTCTCAAGACTTGGATATACCCTtttattatgtcaatatgggaaaaTATCCTGATGCTACCACTCCTTAGATGCTACTGTGATTAATGGGCACCAAGGCCGTCAGATATGTGGTCCAACGAACAACATCACCAGATGTGAACCAAAACATCATTTCAGGAATGTTGGGggctgcaaaacttgcactagctaATGCCGACCATTCGATGCACGATCCAATGGTCCAGAATCCCGTGGAATCCCGTATCATGGAAGCATCTAAAGGTGCGATCGCAACTGTTATACACTATGTCAACTATTGCTCGAGACCTCGATGTGGTCGTTTTTGACAGTGCtgtgtgaggatcatgttcttttaatGTTGATGGGAGTATTGTTAAATTCATTGGTTAGAAAGGGTATCAAAGGAAAAAAAAAGGCAAACCATAAATGTTAGTGCAAAagggaaaaaaagggaaaaaaagagacTGCTCGGTTTATTGAAAAAACCCGAATGAAAACCTTAATAAAGGCGAGGCACACCTAGTTAGACTGGTCTAAAGCACTACAAAATATCAAGACGCTTGAAAGGCCAACACCATAGGACACGTAGCCAGGTACTCGAGTGTCATCTTCGCCGCTACCAAAGTGCACACCGAAACCATTGCTAATCTAATTTCCCATGAGCAAATTTGCCAATCTCGTCGACACCAAAGAGGAAAGACATGCCAAGAGGAGGTGGACATATGCTGCTCTGCTGCCATGAGAAGCGACCAATTGGCTTATATGACCCTCCTCAAATGTGAATGGTACTCGTTCTCCCTGCCATCGATGAACGCACCATCTTCGGTCCCACAGGGCCACTGCCAACTTCCACAAGCAACAATTTCCACTGAACGGATCCACCTCCAAGACGATGCCCCCAAGATGGAACGCGATGTCGAGCATAACTACTAGTGTTGCCATCATCCGATCAAGCAGACCATATGTAGGGTTTACCCTGGAGCATGACGGGAAGGGCGATAAGAACTGCTACATCGACACCTCCAATGAGGGAACGGTGCATTTAAGCACCACCGAAGACGACTCATGCCACAACTGAACTACGGCTTTGGCCAGCAACCTTACCCGTCCAAACCTAGGAACGGACCATTCCACCATGGGCTTAATTTTTTTggatttgtgaacaatttttaaattctAAGCAGTTTTTTTAACCGTGTACAACTTTtttaaaatccaaacattttttaaaaacacaatttttagaaaaaaatgaatattttttgaaaagttGAACGTTTTATGGAAActagaatatttttgaatttgtgaacaattatTGAAAAAGAGAATATATTTTGAACATTCAGAACAATTTTAGAAAATTCTTAAAAATATTATTTTTATGaatctttattttttttaaacacaAACATTTATCAAAATCTCAAACAAGTTtttaatgcatgaacatttttttgaagaaatgtgtacattttttgaattttgaacaaaTTTCGGAACAAGCGCAAAAATTAAAGTTCAAAACTATTTTCAAAATGCGAACAACATTTCGAAATTTTGAACCTTTTTAAAAAATTTATGAAAAATTAAAATTCTGAGAATTTATTGAAATTTGAAGTTTATGAAAAAATAAATCCGAAAACAATAAACTTGATAAAGAAAAATAAACaggaaagaaagggggaaaggaaaaaaaataaaaacagaaatagaaactgAAAGAGAAAGCAAAATGGGCGGGCCTAGGCGTGGGCTCCCTGTCCGAAGCTCCGACTATTTTAATGCGGTAAATAGGGTTTTTCTACGTATACCACATTTTTTTTAGGCAACCAACGTATACTACATCATTTTTTTAGGCAACCCGCGCATACCACGTTTTTTGTGGGCTTGGATGTGGGCTGCCCACATCAACCTGCAGCCTGATTGGGGATGCTCAAGACTCAACGGGGCCTAATCGAAGATTCGTCATCTCCCCTCGTCTCCTCGCATCCGACTATCCGAGAGCCGCCATCCCCAGCCCCGTGCCCTCCTCTCTCCTCAAGTAGCGCAGCTTCGCCTAGCCTCCGCTCCCCCGGAGTCCCGACGGTGGTCGTTGACGGAACCGGTTATTGGGTGACGTTCCTTCCCCTTGGCATCTCTGAATCCGAACCACATCGTCAGGTGAGTATCGCGGACGGACTTGTTTGGAGGATTACAGTCCAGGTAAACCCAAAAATTCGATTTTTATTGCTCATTACTAGTTCGATTCGGGCTGGCTTAACACCTTTTGATCCATAAATTCAGCAGCCACTGCGCCCCTTGTTCGTGATCCGTGGGACGCACCGCCATACTGAAGGGACAGGGTTCTCGGCCAGTCGCTGCCAAGTTAACGACCCCTCTTTCTTGGAAGCTCGGCCAGGATAAGATGTTCTGCAAGGAGTCAGAGTTGCATCGGGGCGCCAAGCTTGTCTACATGGGTGACAGCAAGTTCTGCCTCATTGAGTCCCTGTTCCACAAGGATGACCAGCATTTGCGCCGTGATCCTACTGAGATGGATCTCTGTGACGGCTGCCCGCCTAGGCGCCGCCGCGTGCTCCACGTGACCACGTTTGGCCTCAAGTACAATACAGCAGGAAATCTGCAGGTCATGCTGCGACAAGCTCACGCGTGCATGATGTTTAAGCGGCCTCATGATTTCACGGAGCCATCACTGGAGCCTTTGGCATTTTGGATCTAAGTTTGAACAAAATGGATGTGAGCCAGATATTAAGGATGAGGCGAAGAGCATGTGGTGGTGTATTAAACTTTTTGCCTCGTGCTGCCAATTGATTTCATATggctttttactccgcatataagaattgtctgaagtcaaaattcataaattttgaccatgtttatatgaaaaaatatcagcaTCTGTCATGCTAAAGTTacacaatatgaaaatttaagtcacGATGCATCTATTGATAATGATTTCACATTATAAATGTTGTtatttttttctataaaattggtcaaactttacgaggcttgacttcagacaaatctcatatgcgaactaaaaaggaccggagagaGTATTTGACAGGATCTTACTATATATGTCGCTCAAATTCAGAGAAATGGAGGAAAATCATACGATTTGAGGGGCGAATTTGAGGTGGATTTCATTTCAGATCTGAGGAACTCGAGCTAGGGTTCGCCAGCCGGAACACGACAGCTTAGAGGGGCAAAGCCCAATTACATCCAGATGCCTCCTGTCCATCAGCGGGGCGGCTTAAAAAGGTAACAAAAAGTGAAAAAGGAGTGAAAACGATGTTCAACAAGCTACAGTATTCGCGGTAAATCTGACTCCTTTGTTTCTTATCCTGATCTTGTCGCTGTCCTGACAATTCCCCCTGTTGAGAACAGACTTGCCCTCAAGGCTGGAAATCGGGAAAGACCTTTTGAATGAAGGTTGCGTCCTCCCAAGTAACGTTCTCCTCCAGTAGATTGCTCCACTTGATGCACCATTGCACGACCGGTATGCTAATATCACCCTAAATCCATGGATTCGATTTCCTTTCCAGGAGAGCTTCTGGTTTAATCAAGATGTGACCCTATGCATCCAAAAGTGGAAGCTTGGGATTGGGGCTTGCATCAGGTCCAATGTACTTCTTAAGCTGGCTTATGTGGAAGGTAGGGTGGGGCTGAGAGTCAGGTGGAAGAAGTAACTTGTATGCTACTTGGTAATTTGTATGCTACTTGGCCAATTCTCTGCAAAACCTTGAAAGGTCCatagtacttggactgcagcttgaggaatttgtGAATGCTCAGATTGGTGTTCCTATATGGTTGTAACTTGACATATACCATCTCCCCCACTTTCAGTTGTCTATCTGTTCTCTTTTTATCAGCATAAAATTTCATTCTCTCTTGAGCTTTGAACAAATTGTCCTTGGTATTTGTAGTAATCGAGTCTCTGTCCAATTCAGTATGTGCATCCTCTCTTTCAGCTGGAGGGAGCATGAGTTCTGCTATGAGAGGAGGTCTAGCATAAAGAGCTTGAAATGTTGTCATCTTCAGTGAGGTATGAAAGCTGGTGTTATACCACCACTCAGCCATGGAGAGCC from Triticum aestivum cultivar Chinese Spring chromosome 3B, IWGSC CS RefSeq v2.1, whole genome shotgun sequence includes these protein-coding regions:
- the LOC123065222 gene encoding acyl-coenzyme A thioesterase 13 isoform X1; the protein is MEYVVRKRPRSNQIKHTQHKHMDDAAAEAEALRLRLAAIARKWLEDPRADYAGNVTDAASQKRHALNSLVLGGARISLSEHGRVVCSFHVPPPLTDSDGTWHAGALAAAVDNMCSAVVFTVVGAPTATVHYGLSYFSPVACNEEVQLDGRVVGRKGKLTAAVVRVRKMGSGELVAIGRQWMTPAWPTKSNKSRSSL
- the LOC123065222 gene encoding uncharacterized protein isoform X2, coding for MEYVVRKRPRSNQIKHTQHKHMDDAAAEAEALRLRLAAIARKWLEDPRADYAGNVTDAASQKRHALNSLVLGGARISLSEHGRVVCSFHVPPPLTDSDGTWHAGALAAAVDNMCSAVVFTVVGAPTATVHYGLSYFSPVACNVCPFPTIIQRRFNWTGGWWAGRGS
- the LOC123065221 gene encoding acyl-coenzyme A thioesterase 13; the encoded protein is MGDPAPPAWMAAAARKWLEDAGAIAEDGAGAGDGRRAFNALPLFGVRVSLAERGRAVCSLRVPAHLTDADGNWHAGAIAAAVDDVCAAAIMSVEGIIKVSVHYDISYFAPAKHHEEVEMDGRVVDQKGRMTAVTTEVRKKESGELVAIGRQWMTTSRPKGYHGSKL